Proteins from a genomic interval of Streptomyces sp. Tu6071:
- a CDS encoding sterol desaturase family protein → MRRGESVVAGHGRALLRFLAYPVLLVATVLVAGLALARDWDPERVSPFFLMGVVLYLTALERLVPYERDWQPTAAEWRWYGIWFVLTMLASAFAQFLVTGLMTLVATGHPVLPLWAELPLTLLAGSLAGYVTHRLGHTNKHLWKLHGVHHVPAKVNVANNGVNHVLDIVFSQGCVQLLLAAVGFSAHSVLASGLFVAAQGYFIHANIDVRIGPFNHVLASPEQHRLHHSTRLAEAGHYGSDLSVWDHLFGSFTWHPGRTPAAVGLHDPASFPRTGDVLGSLLHPVRRSPRPREEEAPVAPTDGRQGA, encoded by the coding sequence ATGCGCAGAGGGGAATCAGTCGTGGCCGGGCACGGCAGGGCGCTGCTGCGTTTCCTCGCCTATCCGGTGCTGCTCGTCGCCACCGTGCTCGTCGCGGGCCTCGCCCTCGCGCGGGACTGGGACCCGGAGCGGGTGAGCCCGTTCTTCCTCATGGGCGTCGTGCTGTACCTGACGGCGCTGGAGCGGCTCGTCCCCTACGAGCGCGACTGGCAGCCGACCGCCGCGGAGTGGCGCTGGTACGGCATCTGGTTCGTGCTCACGATGCTCGCGAGCGCCTTCGCGCAGTTCCTCGTCACGGGCCTCATGACGCTCGTCGCGACGGGCCACCCGGTGCTGCCGCTCTGGGCCGAACTGCCCCTCACGCTCCTCGCCGGCTCCCTCGCCGGCTACGTCACCCACCGGCTCGGCCACACCAACAAGCACCTGTGGAAGCTCCACGGCGTGCACCACGTCCCGGCGAAGGTCAACGTGGCGAACAACGGCGTCAACCACGTGCTCGACATCGTCTTCTCCCAGGGCTGCGTGCAACTCCTGCTCGCCGCCGTCGGGTTCTCCGCCCACTCCGTGCTCGCCTCCGGGCTCTTCGTCGCGGCGCAGGGCTACTTCATCCACGCCAACATCGACGTCCGGATCGGCCCGTTCAACCACGTCCTGGCCAGCCCCGAGCAGCACCGCCTGCACCACAGCACGCGGCTCGCCGAGGCCGGGCACTACGGCTCCGACCTCTCCGTGTGGGACCACCTCTTCGGCAGCTTCACCTGGCACCCGGGCCGCACGCCCGCCGCCGTGGGGCTCCACGACCCCGCCTCCTTCCCGCGGACCGGCGACGTCCTCGGCAGCCTCCTCCACCCCGTACGGCGCTCCCCACGCCCGCGGGAGGAGGAGGCCCCCGTCGCCCCCACGGACGGCCGCCAGGGCG
- the ftsE gene encoding cell division ATP-binding protein FtsE — protein sequence MIRFDNVSKTYPKQSRPALRDVSLEVERGEFVFLVGSSGSGKSTFLRLILREERASHGQVHVLGKDLSRLSNWKVPQMRRQLGNVFQDFRLLPNKTVAQNVAFAQEVIGKSKGDIRKSVPQVLDLVGLGGKEDRMPGELSGGEQQRVAIARAFVNRPKLLIADEPTGNLDPQTSVGIMKLLDRINRTGTTVVMATHDQQIVDQMRKRVIELEKGRLVRDQSRGVYGYQH from the coding sequence GTGATCCGATTCGACAACGTCTCCAAGACCTACCCCAAACAGAGCCGCCCCGCACTCAGGGATGTCTCCCTCGAAGTCGAGCGCGGCGAGTTCGTCTTCCTCGTGGGGTCCTCGGGCTCGGGGAAGTCGACCTTCCTGCGGCTGATCCTGCGCGAGGAGCGCGCGAGCCACGGACAGGTCCACGTCCTCGGCAAGGATCTCTCCCGCCTGTCGAACTGGAAGGTGCCGCAGATGCGCCGCCAGCTCGGCAACGTCTTCCAGGACTTCCGCCTGCTGCCGAACAAGACGGTCGCGCAGAACGTCGCCTTCGCGCAGGAGGTCATCGGCAAGTCGAAGGGCGACATCCGCAAGTCGGTACCGCAGGTGCTCGACCTCGTCGGGCTCGGCGGCAAGGAGGACCGGATGCCGGGCGAGCTGTCCGGTGGTGAGCAGCAGCGCGTCGCGATCGCCCGCGCCTTCGTGAACCGGCCCAAGCTCCTCATCGCCGACGAGCCCACAGGGAACCTGGACCCCCAGACCTCGGTCGGCATCATGAAGCTGCTCGACCGGATCAACCGGACCGGCACCACCGTCGTCATGGCCACGCACGACCAGCAGATCGTCGACCAGATGCGCAAGCGCGTCATCGAACTGGAGAAGGGCCGCCTCGTCCGCGACCAGTCCCGCGGCGTCTACGGCTACCAGCACTGA
- a CDS encoding LPXTG cell wall anchor domain-containing protein — MTNRMRVRVARVAAGAAIAAGASLSAAGAAHAVAFNGDTGPAVEETDPSDPGTDPSDPGKDPSDPGTEIPSGDPSDPGTDPSDPGTDPSDPGTDPSDPGTDPSDPGTDPSDPGTDPSDPGTDPSDPGTDPSDPGTDPSDPSGPSTGPSDPGTQPSDPGTQPSGAASSPAAGGGNGSTGAGPDSLGQQPVEQGAPKDELAETGAADTTFLVLGAATMIAGGIGFRFLPRLTGRGGDAA, encoded by the coding sequence ATGACGAACAGAATGCGGGTCCGCGTGGCGCGGGTCGCCGCGGGAGCCGCGATCGCGGCCGGGGCGTCCCTGTCCGCGGCGGGCGCCGCCCACGCCGTCGCCTTCAACGGCGACACCGGCCCGGCGGTCGAGGAGACCGACCCGAGCGACCCGGGCACGGACCCGAGCGACCCGGGTAAGGACCCGTCCGACCCGGGCACCGAGATCCCGTCCGGCGACCCGAGCGACCCGGGCACCGACCCGTCCGACCCCGGTACGGACCCGTCCGACCCGGGGACCGACCCGAGCGACCCCGGCACGGACCCGTCCGACCCGGGCACGGACCCGAGCGACCCGGGGACCGACCCGTCCGACCCCGGCACGGACCCGAGCGACCCCGGTACGGACCCCTCCGACCCGGGCACGGACCCCAGCGACCCGTCCGGCCCGAGCACCGGGCCCTCCGACCCCGGCACACAGCCGAGCGACCCGGGCACCCAGCCCTCCGGTGCGGCGTCCTCGCCCGCCGCCGGCGGCGGCAACGGGTCGACCGGCGCCGGGCCCGACAGCCTCGGGCAGCAGCCCGTGGAGCAGGGGGCGCCGAAGGACGAGCTGGCCGAGACCGGTGCGGCCGACACGACCTTCCTGGTCCTCGGCGCGGCGACCATGATCGCGGGCGGTATCGGCTTCCGCTTCCTGCCCCGCCTCACGGGCCGCGGCGGCGACGCGGCCTGA
- the prfB gene encoding peptide chain release factor 2 gives MAVVDVSEELKSLSSTMESIEAVLDLDKMREDIASLEEQAAAPSLWDDPDAAQKITSKLSHLQAEVRKAEGLRGRIDDLGVLFELAADEGDADTQEEAEQELAAVRKALDEMEVRTLLSGEYDSREAVVTIRAEAGGVDASDFAERLQRMYLRWAERLGYKTELYETSYAEEAGIKSTTFAVHVPYAYGTLSVEQGTHRLVRISPFDNQGRRQTSFAGVEVLPVVEQTDHIEIDESELRVDVYRSSGPGGQGVNTTDSAVRLTHLPTGIVVSCQNERSQIQNKASAMNVLQAKLLERRRQEEQEKMNALKGDGGNSWGNQMRSYVLHPYQMVKDLRTEHEVGNPEAVFNGEIDGFLEAGIRWRKQQEQQSA, from the coding sequence GTGGCAGTCGTCGATGTATCCGAAGAGCTCAAGTCCCTCTCCTCCACCATGGAGTCGATCGAGGCCGTCCTCGACCTCGACAAAATGCGGGAGGACATCGCTTCCCTGGAGGAGCAGGCAGCGGCTCCGTCGCTGTGGGACGACCCCGATGCGGCGCAGAAGATCACCAGCAAGCTGAGCCACCTCCAGGCCGAGGTCCGCAAGGCCGAGGGCCTGCGCGGGCGCATCGACGACCTGGGTGTGCTCTTCGAGCTGGCCGCCGACGAGGGCGACGCGGACACGCAGGAGGAGGCGGAGCAGGAGCTGGCCGCCGTGCGCAAGGCGCTCGACGAGATGGAGGTACGCACCCTCCTCTCCGGCGAGTACGACTCCCGCGAGGCCGTCGTCACGATCCGCGCCGAGGCCGGTGGCGTCGACGCCTCCGACTTCGCCGAGCGCCTCCAGCGCATGTACCTGCGCTGGGCCGAGCGCCTCGGCTACAAGACGGAGCTGTACGAGACGTCCTACGCCGAAGAGGCGGGCATCAAGTCCACGACCTTCGCCGTGCACGTCCCCTACGCCTACGGCACCCTCTCCGTCGAGCAGGGCACCCACCGCCTGGTCCGCATCTCCCCCTTCGACAACCAGGGCCGCCGCCAGACCTCCTTCGCGGGGGTCGAGGTGCTGCCCGTGGTCGAGCAGACCGACCACATCGAGATCGACGAGTCCGAGCTGCGCGTCGACGTGTACCGGTCCTCGGGCCCCGGCGGCCAGGGCGTCAACACGACCGACTCGGCCGTGCGCCTGACCCACCTGCCCACCGGCATCGTCGTCTCCTGCCAGAACGAGCGCTCGCAGATCCAGAACAAGGCGAGCGCGATGAACGTCCTCCAGGCGAAGCTGCTCGAACGCCGCCGCCAGGAGGAGCAGGAGAAGATGAACGCCCTCAAGGGCGACGGCGGCAACTCCTGGGGCAACCAGATGCGCTCCTACGTCCTGCACCCCTACCAGATGGTCAAGGACCTCCGCACCGAGCACGAGGTCGGCAACCCCGAGGCCGTCTTCAACGGCGAGATCGACGGCTTCCTGGAAGCCGGCATCCGCTGGCGCAAGCAGCAGGAGCAGCAGAGCGCCTGA
- the ftsX gene encoding permease-like cell division protein FtsX codes for MRAQFVLSEIGVGLRRNLTMTFAVVVSVALSLALFGASLLMSDQVDSMKGYWYDKVNVTVYLCGKNDVGESPSCAKGAVTPEQRQQIETDLKKMPAVQTVTHETADQAYKLYQKEFSRSPIASQLTPDLMPESFRVKLKDPKDYDVIATAFKGRAGVQSVQDQKSILDNLFGLLDGMNWAARALMALMLVVALMLIVNTVRVSAFSRRRETGIMRLVGASGFYIQAPFIMEAAVAGLIGGIVACGMLVGGRFFIIDGGLDLSSKLNLIEFIGWGPVIEKLPLVLATSIVMPALAAFFALRKYLKV; via the coding sequence ATGCGCGCCCAGTTCGTCCTGTCGGAGATCGGGGTCGGTCTCCGGCGCAATCTCACGATGACCTTCGCGGTGGTCGTCTCGGTCGCCCTCTCCCTCGCCCTCTTCGGCGCCTCGCTCCTCATGAGCGACCAGGTCGACTCGATGAAGGGCTACTGGTACGACAAGGTCAACGTGACCGTCTACCTGTGCGGCAAGAACGACGTCGGCGAGAGCCCGTCGTGCGCCAAGGGGGCCGTGACCCCCGAGCAGCGCCAGCAGATCGAGACCGACCTCAAGAAGATGCCCGCCGTCCAGACGGTCACGCACGAGACGGCCGACCAGGCGTACAAGCTGTACCAGAAGGAATTCAGCCGCTCGCCGATCGCCTCGCAGCTCACCCCGGACCTCATGCCGGAGTCCTTCCGCGTCAAGCTCAAGGACCCGAAGGACTACGACGTCATCGCGACGGCCTTCAAGGGCCGCGCGGGCGTGCAGTCGGTCCAGGACCAGAAGAGCATCCTCGACAACCTCTTCGGCCTGCTCGACGGCATGAACTGGGCGGCACGCGCGCTCATGGCACTCATGCTCGTCGTCGCGCTCATGCTGATCGTGAACACCGTCCGCGTCTCGGCGTTCAGCCGCCGCCGCGAGACCGGGATCATGCGGCTCGTCGGCGCCTCGGGCTTCTACATCCAGGCGCCGTTCATCATGGAGGCGGCGGTCGCCGGGCTCATCGGCGGCATCGTGGCCTGCGGGATGCTCGTGGGCGGCCGGTTCTTCATCATCGACGGCGGCCTCGACCTCTCCTCGAAGCTCAACCTCATCGAGTTCATCGGCTGGGGCCCGGTCATCGAGAAGCTGCCGCTCGTGCTCGCGACGAGCATCGTGATGCCCGCGCTCGCCGCGTTCTTCGCGCTGCGCAAGTACTTGAAGGTCTGA
- a CDS encoding LLM class flavin-dependent oxidoreductase, whose amino-acid sequence MTDYGHDLLFGSFVTPSSARPAEVVELAVTSERAGLDLVTFQDHPYQPALLDTQALLAFVAARTTRVRLAANVTNLPLRPPAVLARTAATLDLLSGGRFELGIGAGGFRDAVVAMGGRGLPPGESVDALAEAIGLIRALWNTEERGGVHHRGTYYAADGAKRGPRPAHDIGVWIGAYGPRMLALTGRTATGWLPSYDYLKGGTAALPAMNARIDEAAEEAGRDPREIRRFLNIMKPEQATADFLTELATEHGISGFIVGGDDEAALRRLGEEVAPAVRAAVSPSGG is encoded by the coding sequence ATGACCGATTACGGGCACGACCTCCTCTTCGGCTCCTTCGTCACCCCCTCCTCGGCCCGGCCCGCCGAGGTCGTGGAACTCGCGGTGACCAGCGAACGCGCGGGCCTCGACCTCGTGACCTTCCAGGACCACCCGTACCAGCCCGCGCTCCTCGACACGCAGGCCCTCCTCGCCTTCGTCGCGGCCCGGACCACCCGGGTGCGCCTCGCGGCGAACGTCACAAATCTCCCGCTGCGCCCGCCCGCCGTCCTCGCCCGTACCGCGGCGACGCTCGACCTGCTCAGCGGCGGCCGTTTCGAGCTGGGCATCGGCGCGGGCGGCTTCCGCGACGCCGTCGTGGCGATGGGCGGTCGCGGGCTGCCGCCCGGGGAGTCGGTGGACGCGCTCGCCGAGGCGATCGGCCTGATCCGCGCGCTGTGGAACACCGAGGAGCGCGGCGGCGTGCACCACAGGGGTACGTACTACGCGGCCGACGGCGCCAAGCGCGGCCCGCGCCCCGCCCACGACATCGGCGTCTGGATCGGCGCGTACGGCCCCCGGATGCTCGCCCTCACGGGCCGTACGGCCACGGGCTGGCTGCCCTCGTACGACTACCTGAAGGGCGGCACGGCCGCCCTCCCGGCGATGAACGCCCGCATCGACGAGGCGGCCGAGGAGGCGGGCCGTGACCCGCGCGAGATCCGCCGCTTCCTCAACATCATGAAGCCGGAGCAGGCGACCGCGGACTTCCTCACGGAGCTGGCCACGGAGCACGGCATCAGCGGTTTCATCGTGGGAGGGGACGACGAGGCGGCGCTCAGGAGGCTGGGGGAAGAGGTGGCGCCCGCCGTGCGGGCCGCCGTCAGCCCTTCCGGCGGGTGA
- a CDS encoding serine/threonine-protein kinase, translating into MRPVGSKYLLEEPLGRGATGTVWRARQTVPAGAEAAVQGQPGETVAIKVLKEELASDPDIVMRFLRERSVLLRLTHPNIVRVRDLVVEGDLLALVMDLVEGPDLHRYLRENGPFSPVAASLLTAQIADALVASHADGVVHRDLKPANVLLKEDPEGGLHPLLTDFGIARLADSPGLTRTQEFVGTPAYVAPEAAEGRPQTSAVDIYGAGILLYELLTGRPPFQGDSALEVLHRHLSEEPRRPSSVPEPLWTVVERCLSKNPDRRPSAENLARALRVVAEGVGVHANSAQIAAAEGVGALLAPDPDPAPVPEVSPGAAAPTEVLSRDGFPQGAYDPAAPTSVLPTTGQGAGTGQGGRPGEADPTAVMPPVPPGQQGGDPDAPHPWESQLRAARDRNEQTQIQYLDPDEDPLRRRPHRQQPPQQQGPGPYGYAPQPGPYDPPRPQRPTYQQGGGYQQGQQGGHGGYQQPYQQQPPQPQPQQYAPPPAPRRQAPPPAEAPPRREPRPPREPREPRRRSANPMRIPGLGCLKGCLFTVVILFVVGWIVWEVSPLQDWIGTGKGYWDQLGSWIKEVSGWFSKLNG; encoded by the coding sequence GTGCGGCCGGTAGGCAGCAAGTACCTCCTGGAGGAGCCGCTGGGACGCGGCGCCACGGGCACCGTCTGGCGTGCGCGCCAGACCGTCCCCGCGGGCGCCGAGGCGGCCGTGCAGGGGCAGCCGGGGGAGACCGTCGCCATCAAGGTCCTCAAGGAGGAGCTGGCGAGCGATCCGGACATCGTGATGCGCTTCCTGCGCGAGCGCTCGGTGCTGCTCCGGCTCACCCACCCCAACATCGTGCGCGTGCGCGACCTCGTCGTCGAGGGCGACCTGCTCGCGCTGGTCATGGACCTCGTCGAGGGCCCCGACCTGCACCGCTACCTCCGTGAGAACGGGCCGTTCAGCCCCGTCGCCGCGAGCCTGCTCACCGCGCAGATCGCGGACGCGCTCGTCGCGAGCCACGCGGACGGCGTCGTGCACCGCGACCTCAAGCCCGCGAACGTCCTCCTCAAGGAGGACCCCGAGGGCGGTCTGCACCCGCTCCTCACGGACTTCGGCATCGCGCGCCTCGCCGACTCCCCGGGCCTCACCCGCACGCAGGAGTTCGTCGGGACGCCCGCGTACGTCGCCCCCGAGGCCGCCGAGGGCCGCCCGCAGACCTCCGCCGTCGACATCTACGGCGCGGGCATCCTCCTCTACGAGCTGCTCACCGGCCGCCCGCCCTTCCAGGGCGACTCCGCGCTCGAAGTCCTCCACCGGCACCTGAGCGAGGAGCCGCGCCGCCCGTCGAGCGTCCCCGAGCCGCTGTGGACGGTCGTCGAGCGCTGCCTCAGCAAGAACCCCGACCGCCGCCCGAGCGCCGAGAACCTCGCGCGCGCCCTGCGCGTCGTCGCGGAGGGCGTCGGCGTGCACGCCAACTCCGCGCAGATCGCGGCGGCCGAGGGCGTCGGCGCCCTCCTCGCGCCCGACCCGGACCCGGCCCCCGTACCGGAGGTGTCCCCGGGCGCCGCCGCCCCGACCGAGGTCCTCTCGCGCGACGGCTTCCCGCAGGGCGCGTACGACCCGGCGGCGCCCACCTCCGTGCTCCCCACCACCGGACAGGGCGCCGGTACGGGCCAGGGCGGCCGTCCCGGCGAGGCCGACCCCACCGCCGTCATGCCCCCCGTACCGCCCGGTCAGCAGGGCGGCGACCCGGACGCCCCGCACCCCTGGGAGAGCCAGCTCCGCGCCGCGCGCGACCGCAACGAGCAGACGCAGATCCAGTACCTCGACCCGGACGAGGACCCCCTGCGCCGCCGCCCGCACCGGCAGCAGCCCCCGCAGCAGCAAGGCCCCGGCCCGTACGGTTACGCGCCGCAACCGGGCCCCTACGACCCGCCGCGGCCGCAACGCCCCACGTACCAGCAGGGCGGCGGCTATCAGCAGGGGCAGCAGGGCGGGCACGGCGGCTACCAGCAGCCCTACCAGCAGCAGCCCCCGCAGCCCCAGCCCCAGCAGTACGCGCCGCCGCCCGCCCCGCGCCGGCAGGCCCCGCCGCCCGCCGAGGCCCCGCCGCGCCGCGAGCCGAGGCCCCCGCGCGAGCCCCGGGAGCCGCGTCGCCGCAGCGCCAACCCGATGCGCATCCCGGGTCTCGGCTGCCTCAAGGGCTGCCTCTTCACCGTGGTGATCCTCTTCGTGGTCGGCTGGATCGTGTGGGAGGTCAGCCCGCTCCAGGACTGGATCGGGACCGGCAAGGGCTACTGGGACCAGCTCGGAAGCTGGATCAAGGAAGTCTCGGGCTGGTTCTCGAAGCTGAACGGCTGA
- a CDS encoding S41 family peptidase has protein sequence MPESPRVPRPRAGQGFPLAAPLLLAAVLAAGLRGGWLPSYEAQQTRAPEGASAVSGARLDGAVRSALARGRSGTEAARALVSRSGHRWDAVYGPSAYAAWSEGLTGAYAGVGLALAHDADGVLRVSRVRPGAPAARAGVRTGERLLSVGGREVAGLPVTRTVGLLRGGPGTRVAVRLVRDDGTERRLVLTRVRLGDGPVVSVERYGDGGARVLVRAFTRGAGERVRAAVAALPPRTAVVLDLRGNPGGLLDEAARAAGAFLDGGVVATYEDGGSRRVLGAPRGAAGTGPLVVLVDGGTASAAEVVTGALQDRGRAVVVGEPTFGKGTVQVPRALPDGSVAELTVGRWRTPAGRGVEGEGLAPDVSAAPGTAEARAREVLTGLGTPS, from the coding sequence ATGCCCGAGAGCCCCCGCGTGCCGAGACCCCGTGCCGGGCAGGGTTTCCCGCTCGCCGCGCCGCTGCTCCTCGCCGCCGTGCTCGCGGCCGGGCTGCGCGGGGGGTGGCTCCCGTCGTACGAGGCGCAGCAGACCCGTGCCCCCGAGGGCGCCTCCGCCGTCTCCGGTGCCCGCCTCGACGGCGCGGTGCGCTCCGCGCTCGCGCGGGGGCGGTCGGGGACCGAGGCCGCGCGAGCGCTCGTCAGCCGCTCCGGGCACCGCTGGGACGCGGTCTACGGGCCCTCGGCGTACGCGGCGTGGAGCGAGGGACTCACGGGCGCGTACGCGGGCGTGGGCCTCGCGCTCGCCCACGACGCGGACGGCGTGCTGCGGGTCTCGCGCGTGCGCCCCGGAGCGCCCGCGGCCCGTGCCGGGGTGCGCACGGGGGAGCGGCTGCTCTCGGTGGGCGGCAGGGAGGTCGCGGGACTGCCCGTGACGCGCACGGTGGGGCTGCTCCGGGGCGGGCCGGGCACGCGGGTCGCCGTGCGGCTCGTACGGGACGACGGGACGGAGCGGCGGCTCGTCCTCACGCGGGTGCGGCTCGGGGACGGGCCCGTCGTGTCCGTCGAGCGGTACGGGGACGGGGGCGCGCGGGTACTCGTGCGGGCGTTCACGCGGGGCGCGGGGGAGCGCGTGCGCGCGGCGGTGGCCGCGCTGCCGCCCCGTACCGCCGTCGTGCTCGACCTGCGCGGGAACCCCGGCGGGCTGCTGGACGAGGCCGCGCGGGCGGCGGGTGCCTTCCTCGACGGCGGAGTGGTCGCGACGTACGAGGACGGCGGCTCACGCCGTGTGCTCGGCGCGCCACGCGGCGCGGCGGGGACGGGGCCGCTCGTGGTGCTCGTGGACGGCGGCACGGCGAGCGCGGCCGAGGTGGTGACGGGGGCGCTCCAGGACCGGGGGCGCGCGGTGGTGGTCGGGGAGCCGACCTTCGGCAAGGGGACGGTGCAGGTCCCGCGCGCGCTGCCCGACGGGAGCGTGGCCGAGCTGACCGTGGGACGGTGGCGGACGCCCGCGGGGCGCGGCGTGGAGGGCGAGGGACTCGCACCGGACGTGAGCGCGGCCCCCGGGACGGCGGAGGCGCGGGCCCGCGAGGTATTGACTGGCCTGGGCACCCCCTCGTAG
- the smpB gene encoding SsrA-binding protein SmpB, whose translation MAKEKGRKLIAQNKKARHDYTIIDTYEAGMVLTGTEVKSLRQGRASLVDGFVQIDGGEAWLHNVHVPEYSQGTWTNHSARRRRKLLLHAEEIAKLDAKSQETGHTIIPLALYFKDGRAKCEIALAKGKREYDKRQTLREKQDTREAHRAMSAARRKQRAA comes from the coding sequence ATGGCAAAGGAAAAAGGACGCAAGCTGATCGCGCAGAACAAGAAGGCGCGACACGACTACACGATCATCGACACCTACGAGGCCGGGATGGTGCTCACCGGTACCGAGGTGAAGTCGCTGCGGCAGGGGCGGGCCTCGCTCGTGGACGGCTTCGTGCAGATCGACGGCGGCGAGGCGTGGCTGCACAACGTGCACGTGCCCGAGTACTCGCAGGGCACGTGGACGAACCACTCCGCGCGGCGGCGGCGCAAGCTGCTGCTGCACGCCGAGGAGATCGCGAAGCTCGACGCGAAGTCGCAGGAGACGGGGCACACGATCATCCCGCTCGCCCTGTACTTCAAGGACGGGCGCGCGAAGTGCGAGATCGCGCTCGCGAAGGGCAAGCGCGAGTACGACAAGCGCCAGACGCTGCGCGAGAAGCAGGACACGCGCGAGGCGCACCGCGCGATGTCGGCAGCCCGGCGCAAGCAGCGGGCCGCCTGA
- a CDS encoding serine/threonine-protein kinase, producing the protein MARKIGSRYTAHQLLGRGSAGSVWLGDGPEGPVAIKLLREDLAADQELVGRFVQERTALLGLEHPHIVTVRDLVVDGNDLALVMDAVRGTDLRTRLDSAHRLAPAAAAAIVADIADALAFAHKAGVVHRDVKPENILLDMSGTPGRAGEHPALLTDFGVAKLIDSPRSTPTGRSTKIIGTPDYCAPEIVEGLPPRAAVDIYALATVLYELLAGFTPFGGGHPGAILRRHVTETVVPLPGIPEELWQLLLQCLAKAPASRLRASELAERLREMAPLLDGLPALEVDEPQPEPAEEGEAAGEEPVTGAAPRGAVSLVPTAPGKDSGRDTHTSMRVPGVDELSGGAHGTARVPRAPGAPRPGSARAREAALRRRRLRTGVGAGVAVVILAVAGWLVAGGDDSDSGAEQTGTAAVTSG; encoded by the coding sequence TTGGCACGCAAGATCGGCAGCCGGTACACCGCACACCAGCTCCTCGGGCGGGGCAGCGCGGGGAGTGTGTGGCTCGGCGACGGACCCGAGGGGCCCGTCGCGATCAAACTGCTCCGCGAGGACCTCGCGGCGGATCAGGAACTCGTCGGCCGCTTCGTCCAGGAGCGCACCGCGCTGCTGGGCCTCGAACACCCCCACATCGTCACCGTGCGCGACCTCGTGGTGGACGGCAACGACCTCGCCCTCGTCATGGACGCCGTCCGCGGCACCGACCTGCGCACGCGCCTCGACTCCGCCCACCGCCTCGCCCCGGCGGCAGCGGCGGCGATCGTCGCCGACATCGCCGACGCGCTCGCCTTCGCGCACAAGGCCGGGGTCGTGCACCGCGACGTCAAGCCCGAGAACATCCTCCTCGACATGTCGGGCACCCCGGGCCGCGCGGGCGAACACCCCGCGCTCCTCACCGACTTCGGCGTCGCCAAGCTCATCGACAGCCCCCGCTCCACCCCCACGGGCCGCAGTACGAAGATCATCGGGACGCCCGACTACTGCGCCCCCGAGATCGTCGAGGGCCTGCCGCCGCGCGCGGCCGTCGACATCTACGCGCTCGCGACGGTCCTGTACGAACTGCTCGCCGGGTTCACCCCGTTCGGCGGCGGCCACCCCGGGGCCATCCTGCGGCGGCACGTGACGGAGACGGTCGTCCCGCTGCCCGGCATCCCCGAGGAGCTGTGGCAGCTCCTCCTCCAGTGCCTCGCCAAGGCCCCCGCCTCGCGGCTGCGCGCCTCGGAACTCGCCGAGCGGCTGCGGGAGATGGCCCCGCTGCTCGACGGGCTGCCCGCCCTGGAGGTGGACGAGCCGCAACCGGAGCCCGCCGAGGAGGGCGAGGCGGCCGGCGAGGAGCCCGTGACGGGCGCGGCGCCGCGCGGCGCGGTGTCGCTGGTGCCGACGGCGCCGGGCAAGGACTCCGGGCGGGACACGCACACGAGCATGCGGGTGCCGGGGGTGGACGAGCTGTCCGGCGGCGCCCACGGGACGGCGCGCGTGCCGCGCGCGCCGGGGGCGCCGCGGCCCGGCTCCGCCCGCGCCAGGGAGGCGGCGCTGCGGCGCAGGCGGCTGCGGACGGGCGTCGGGGCCGGGGTGGCGGTGGTGATCCTCGCCGTGGCCGGGTGGCTCGTCGCGGGCGGGGACGACAGCGATTCCGGGGCCGAGCAGACGGGAACGGCGGCCGTCACCTCCGGGTGA